One genomic segment of Bacteroides caccae includes these proteins:
- a CDS encoding ABC transporter permease: MSLSLFIARRIYRESDGGKQVSRPAVLIAMAGIAIGLAVMIIAVAVVIGFKSEVRNKVIGFGSHIQITNLDAVNSYETHPIVAGDSLIAALSDYPEVSHVQRYSTKPGMIKTDDAFQGMVLKGVGPEFDSRFMKEYLVEGEIPVFSDSVSSNQVLISKALATKMKLKLGDKIYTYYIQDEVRARRLTIAGIYQTNFSEYDNLFLLTDLNLVNRLNGWQREQVSGVELQVRDYDKLEDVTYEIAIDTDSQRDKFGGIYYVRNIEQLNPQIFEWLGLLDMNVWVILFLMIGVAGFTMISGLLIIIIERTNMIGILKALGADNFTIRKTFLWFSVFLIGKGMLWGNVIGLAFYFIQSQFGILKLDPESYYVDTVSVSFNIWLFLLINIGTLLSSVLMLIGPSFLITKINPANSMRYE; this comes from the coding sequence ATGTCTCTATCACTTTTCATAGCCCGGCGTATCTATCGTGAAAGCGATGGCGGAAAGCAGGTATCACGTCCTGCGGTCCTCATTGCTATGGCGGGTATTGCTATCGGACTGGCTGTAATGATTATAGCGGTAGCGGTAGTGATCGGGTTTAAAAGTGAAGTGAGAAATAAGGTCATTGGATTTGGCTCGCATATCCAGATAACGAATCTGGATGCGGTCAATTCTTATGAGACACATCCGATTGTTGCTGGCGACAGTTTGATTGCCGCCCTTTCCGATTATCCTGAAGTGAGTCATGTACAACGTTATTCCACCAAACCGGGAATGATAAAAACAGACGACGCCTTTCAGGGAATGGTGTTGAAGGGTGTTGGACCGGAATTTGATTCCCGCTTTATGAAGGAATATCTGGTCGAAGGAGAAATTCCCGTTTTCAGTGATTCTGTATCTTCCAATCAGGTGCTTATTTCCAAGGCTTTGGCTACTAAGATGAAGTTGAAGCTAGGAGATAAAATTTATACCTATTATATACAAGATGAGGTTCGTGCCCGTCGTTTGACGATTGCTGGAATCTATCAGACTAACTTCTCCGAGTATGATAATCTTTTTTTATTGACTGATCTCAATCTGGTGAACCGCTTGAACGGTTGGCAGCGGGAGCAGGTGAGCGGAGTGGAATTGCAGGTTCGTGATTATGATAAGTTGGAAGACGTAACTTATGAAATCGCTATTGATACCGATAGTCAGCGGGATAAGTTTGGAGGCATATATTATGTACGGAATATTGAACAACTGAATCCCCAGATATTTGAATGGCTTGGCTTATTGGATATGAATGTATGGGTGATTTTGTTCTTAATGATAGGGGTTGCCGGATTTACCATGATTTCCGGTCTATTGATTATTATCATTGAACGTACTAATATGATAGGAATCCTGAAAGCGTTGGGAGCTGACAATTTCACTATTCGTAAGACGTTTCTTTGGTTCTCTGTTTTTCTTATCGGAAAAGGAATGCTTTGGGGAAACGTGATCGGTCTGGCATTCTACTTTATTCAATCTCAATTCGGAATTCTCAAACTCGACCCGGAAAGTTATTATGTCGATACAGTATCGGTCTCTTTCAATATCTGGCTTTTTCTTTTGATTAATATCGGTACATTGTTGTCGTCGGTGCTGATGTTGATCGGTCCTTCTTTCCTGATAACGAAAATCAATCCGGCAAACTCTATGCGATATGAGTAA
- a CDS encoding pyridoxal phosphate-dependent aminotransferase codes for MPTISIRGNEMPASPIRKLAPLADAAKQRGVHVFHLNIGQPDLPTPQVAIDAIRNIDRKVLEYSPSAGYRSYREKLVGYYAKFNINLTADDIIITSGGSEAVLFSFLSCLNPGDEIIVPEPAYANYMAFAISAGAKIRTIATTIEEGFSLPKVEKFEELINERTKAILICNPNNPTGYLYTRREMNQIRDLVKKYDLFLFSDEVYREFIYTGSPYISACHLEGIENNVVLIDSVSKRYSECGIRIGALITKNKEIRDAVMKFCQARLSPPLIGQIAAEASLDAPEEYSRETYDEYVERRKCLIDGLNRIPGVYSPIPMGAFYTVAKLPVDDSDKFCAWCLSDFEYEGQTVFMAPASGFYTTPGSGINEVRIAYVLKKEDLTRALFVLQKALEAYPGRTE; via the coding sequence ATGCCAACCATATCCATTCGCGGAAACGAGATGCCTGCATCTCCTATCAGAAAACTGGCTCCTTTGGCAGACGCTGCCAAGCAACGCGGAGTTCATGTATTTCACCTGAACATCGGACAGCCTGACCTGCCCACGCCTCAGGTCGCGATTGACGCGATACGCAACATTGATCGCAAAGTGCTGGAGTACAGTCCCAGCGCAGGTTATCGTAGCTATCGCGAGAAATTAGTAGGATATTATGCAAAGTTCAATATCAATCTTACAGCAGATGATATAATCATTACGTCGGGTGGTTCGGAGGCGGTGCTTTTCTCTTTCCTTTCCTGTCTGAATCCCGGGGATGAAATTATTGTTCCGGAACCGGCTTATGCCAACTATATGGCATTTGCTATCTCTGCCGGAGCGAAGATCCGCACTATCGCCACGACTATCGAAGAGGGTTTCTCACTTCCGAAAGTGGAGAAATTTGAAGAACTGATAAATGAACGTACCAAAGCTATCCTGATTTGTAATCCGAACAATCCGACCGGTTATCTGTATACTCGTCGTGAGATGAATCAGATTCGTGACTTGGTGAAGAAATACGATTTATTCCTTTTCTCCGATGAAGTATATCGCGAATTTATCTATACCGGTTCGCCCTATATTTCTGCCTGCCATTTGGAAGGCATCGAGAATAATGTGGTTCTGATTGACTCCGTTTCGAAACGTTATTCGGAATGTGGAATCCGTATCGGTGCGCTGATTACCAAGAACAAAGAGATACGTGACGCTGTTATGAAGTTCTGTCAGGCTCGTTTGAGTCCCCCTTTGATCGGACAGATTGCTGCCGAGGCTTCATTGGATGCTCCGGAAGAATATTCACGTGAGACCTATGATGAATATGTGGAACGTCGTAAATGCCTCATTGACGGATTGAACCGCATTCCGGGTGTTTATTCTCCGATTCCTATGGGAGCTTTCTACACGGTGGCGAAACTTCCGGTAGATGATTCGGATAAGTTCTGTGCCTGGTGTCTTTCGGACTTCGAGTACGAAGGGCAGACAGTCTTTATGGCTCCGGCTTCCGGTTTCTATACCACTCCGGGCTCTGGTATCAACGAGGTTCGTATTGCTTATGTATTGAAAAAAGAAGACTTGACCCGTGCGCTTTTTGTCTTGCAAAAGGCTTTGGAGGCGTATCCGGGAAGAACGGAATAA
- a CDS encoding polysaccharide lyase family 8 super-sandwich domain-containing protein produces MKITPSYLYLSLLLCLLSYAPLDAQEAFNDSVALIKRNYINATVGKDKGKEVLLRQLSTIPPEKEASDQNVIELQQLYPISPKEIKHLINTLYTDGSWEDINYADTKRSGWEPKKHTERILKLTKYHYQKKQILKPSERARLTNAIHQAMNFWFSRKLVCKNWWYNQIGIPRTLGPAFLLFEQEMSEPEKQGAIKVMMNSSFGMTGQNKVWLAGNVLIRALLQNDWQLAKEARKVIASEITLGQKEGIKADWSFHQHGPQQQFGNYGLSFICNMSFYSELFTGTTLAFSQEQQRILTSLLLEGYQWIIWRGYWDVNALNRQLFRNADIDKGFSLLFAAHSLMKSSEPEVADQIKKMILRNSSFSQVPNSFTGNKHFRESDYTVHRTPTWLASVRMASERVIGTELVNEDNLKGYYMADGALYTYVHGDEYHNIFPFWNWRRIPGITTYESNAPIPNPNKTDARNHSSYVGGTTYQNTGITAMQLKRNKLEANKTWIFTDNYVLCMGSNIHADSTATIMTSIDQRFSKGKVWSDDNKRIFHDNTGYIILQADTCITLTENKEGQWKDFMGMYKPEILKSKLFSVYLKHRKDAPASYVYLTLPATTQQKVRDFDSRSVHIIRNDKKAQAAVINDLCYASVYHPTNLLIDNDNPIAISEPGTYIIHIKKKEIVSHESFALQLTNK; encoded by the coding sequence ATGAAAATCACACCCTCTTACCTTTATCTCTCGTTACTTCTTTGTCTATTAAGCTATGCACCGCTCGATGCACAAGAAGCGTTCAATGACTCAGTCGCCTTAATCAAAAGAAACTATATAAATGCCACTGTCGGCAAAGATAAAGGTAAGGAGGTGCTTCTTAGGCAATTATCAACAATCCCTCCAGAGAAGGAAGCTTCGGACCAGAATGTAATTGAGTTACAACAACTATATCCTATCTCCCCTAAAGAAATCAAACATTTAATAAATACTCTCTATACGGACGGTTCATGGGAAGATATCAACTACGCAGATACGAAACGTTCCGGGTGGGAACCGAAAAAACATACCGAACGGATATTGAAACTCACTAAATACCATTACCAGAAAAAGCAGATACTTAAACCGTCTGAAAGAGCCCGACTGACTAACGCCATTCATCAAGCAATGAATTTCTGGTTTAGTAGAAAACTGGTATGCAAAAATTGGTGGTATAATCAAATCGGCATTCCACGTACACTCGGGCCCGCATTCCTATTGTTCGAACAAGAAATGAGCGAACCGGAAAAACAAGGCGCAATCAAAGTAATGATGAATTCATCCTTCGGCATGACAGGACAGAACAAAGTTTGGCTGGCAGGTAATGTACTAATCAGAGCTTTATTGCAGAATGACTGGCAACTGGCAAAAGAAGCACGGAAAGTTATTGCCTCTGAAATAACTCTCGGACAAAAAGAAGGAATCAAAGCTGACTGGAGTTTTCACCAGCACGGGCCCCAACAACAGTTTGGCAATTACGGCCTGTCTTTTATATGCAATATGAGTTTCTATTCGGAACTATTTACCGGCACTACCCTTGCTTTTTCACAGGAACAACAAAGAATTCTCACCTCCCTGCTACTAGAAGGTTACCAATGGATTATCTGGAGGGGATATTGGGATGTAAATGCGCTTAACCGCCAACTATTCCGCAACGCAGATATTGACAAAGGATTTAGTTTACTATTTGCCGCACATTCATTAATGAAAAGCAGCGAACCGGAAGTTGCCGATCAAATAAAGAAAATGATTCTTCGAAATTCTTCTTTTTCACAAGTCCCCAACTCATTCACCGGAAACAAACATTTCCGGGAGTCGGACTATACCGTTCACCGTACTCCTACCTGGCTGGCTTCCGTACGTATGGCTTCCGAACGAGTAATCGGCACGGAACTGGTGAACGAGGATAACCTGAAAGGATATTACATGGCCGACGGTGCATTGTATACGTATGTGCATGGAGATGAATACCATAACATTTTTCCTTTTTGGAATTGGAGAAGAATCCCGGGGATTACTACTTATGAAAGCAATGCGCCTATTCCTAATCCCAATAAAACAGATGCGCGAAATCACAGTTCCTATGTAGGAGGAACGACTTACCAAAATACCGGAATTACTGCTATGCAGCTGAAACGTAACAAACTGGAGGCGAATAAAACCTGGATATTTACGGATAACTATGTATTATGTATGGGAAGCAACATCCATGCTGACAGCACAGCCACTATTATGACATCTATTGACCAACGGTTCAGCAAAGGCAAAGTATGGTCTGATGACAATAAACGGATTTTCCATGATAATACCGGATATATCATCTTGCAGGCGGACACTTGCATCACTCTGACCGAGAATAAAGAAGGACAATGGAAAGATTTTATGGGAATGTACAAACCCGAAATTCTAAAAAGTAAATTATTCTCAGTTTACTTAAAACACCGTAAAGATGCACCTGCATCTTATGTATATCTGACACTTCCAGCCACCACACAACAAAAAGTGCGCGATTTCGACAGTCGCTCCGTTCATATCATCCGCAATGATAAAAAAGCACAAGCGGCTGTCATCAATGATCTATGTTACGCAAGTGTTTATCATCCTACCAATTTACTAATAGACAATGATAATCCGATTGCTATCTCAGAACCGGGCACTTATATCATTCATATAAAAAAGAAAGAAATCGTGTCTCACGAATCTTTTGCACTCCAACTTACAAATAAATAA
- a CDS encoding histidinol-phosphatase, producing MTNLTNYHSHCLYCDGRANMEDFIRFAISEGFTSYGISSHAPLPFSTAWTMEWDRMDDYLSEFSRLKEKYADKIELAIGLEIDYLDEDSNPSLPRFQDLPLDYRIGSVHMLHSPEREIVDIDTPADTFRQLIDKHFDGDLDYVVHLYYKNLLRMVELGGFDIVGHADKMHYNASCYRPGLLDEPWYDTLVRGYFTAIAEHGYIVEINTKAYHELGTFYPNERYFTFLKELGVRVQVNSDAHYPERINNARAEALAALKKAGFTSVVEWHDRKWEDTGISVPR from the coding sequence ATGACAAACCTGACCAATTATCATAGTCATTGCCTGTATTGCGACGGACGGGCCAATATGGAAGATTTTATCCGCTTTGCTATCAGCGAAGGCTTTACTTCCTATGGCATTTCTTCTCATGCCCCGTTGCCGTTCTCTACTGCATGGACAATGGAATGGGATCGGATGGATGATTACCTTTCTGAATTCTCTCGTCTCAAAGAAAAGTATGCTGATAAAATAGAATTGGCAATCGGCCTTGAAATAGATTATCTGGATGAGGACAGCAATCCTTCTTTGCCTCGTTTTCAGGATTTGCCGCTTGATTACCGGATCGGTTCGGTACACATGCTGCATTCTCCGGAGCGGGAAATCGTGGATATTGATACTCCGGCAGATACTTTCCGTCAATTAATAGACAAGCATTTCGATGGTGACTTGGATTATGTGGTTCACCTTTATTATAAGAATCTGCTTCGTATGGTAGAATTAGGGGGATTTGATATTGTAGGTCATGCGGATAAGATGCACTACAATGCTTCCTGCTATCGTCCGGGGTTATTGGATGAACCGTGGTATGATACATTGGTTCGCGGATACTTCACGGCCATTGCCGAACACGGCTATATTGTAGAAATCAATACCAAAGCTTATCATGAACTGGGAACATTCTATCCTAATGAACGATATTTCACTTTCTTGAAAGAATTAGGTGTTCGGGTGCAGGTTAATAGTGATGCTCACTATCCGGAAAGGATAAATAATGCTCGTGCCGAAGCTCTGGCTGCTTTGAAGAAGGCAGGTTTCACTTCGGTTGTAGAGTGGCATGATAGAAAATGGGAGGACACGGGAATATCAGTTCCTCGGTGA
- the abc-f gene encoding ribosomal protection-like ABC-F family protein, giving the protein MAVPYLQVDNLTKSFGDLVLFENISFGIAEGQRVGLIAKNGTGKTTLLNVIAGKEGYDNGNIVFRRDLRVDYLEQDPQYPEELTVLEACFHHGNSTVELIKEYERCMETDGHPGMDELLVRMDQEEAWEYEQKAKQILSQLKIRNFDQKVKQLSGGQLKRVALANALITEPDLLILDEPTNHLDLDMTEWLEEYLRRTNLSLLMVTHDRYFLDRVCSEIIEIDNRQLYQYKGNYSYYLEKRQERIDAKSVEIERANNLYRTELDWMRRMPQARGHKARYREDAFYELEKVAKQHIRNDNVKLEVKASYIGSKIFEADHLYKSFGDLKILDDFSYIFARYEKMGIVGNNGTGKSTFIKILMGQVQPDSGTVDIGETVRFGYYSQDGLQFDEQMKVIDVVQDIAEIIELGNGKKLTASQFLQHFLFTPETQHSYVYKLSGGERRRLYLCTVLMRNPNFLVLDEPTNDLDIITLNVLEEYLQNFKGCVIVVSHDRYFMDKVVDHLMVFNGQGDIRDFPGNYSDYRDWKDAKAQQEKEAEKPQEEKTARVRLNDKRKMSFKEKREFEQLEKEIAELETEKAQIEEQLCSGTLSVDELTEKSKRLPEVNDLIDEKTMRWLELSEIEG; this is encoded by the coding sequence GTGGCAGTACCTTATTTACAAGTAGACAACCTGACCAAGTCCTTCGGCGACTTGGTTCTTTTTGAAAATATATCTTTTGGCATTGCCGAAGGCCAGCGTGTGGGACTGATCGCCAAGAACGGTACCGGAAAAACAACCTTGTTGAATGTCATCGCAGGCAAAGAAGGATATGATAACGGAAATATAGTTTTCCGTCGTGACCTTCGTGTCGATTATCTGGAGCAAGACCCGCAATATCCTGAAGAATTGACCGTCCTTGAGGCTTGTTTTCATCACGGCAACAGTACCGTGGAACTGATAAAGGAGTACGAACGTTGTATGGAAACCGATGGACATCCCGGGATGGATGAGCTTTTGGTGCGTATGGACCAGGAGGAGGCATGGGAATATGAACAGAAAGCCAAGCAAATCCTTTCTCAACTCAAAATCCGTAACTTCGACCAGAAAGTGAAGCAGCTCTCCGGCGGACAGTTGAAACGTGTCGCCTTGGCTAACGCCCTGATTACTGAACCGGACTTGTTGATTCTTGATGAGCCTACCAACCACCTTGATCTGGATATGACCGAATGGCTCGAAGAATATCTCCGCCGTACCAATCTCAGCTTGCTCATGGTGACGCACGACCGTTATTTCCTCGACCGTGTCTGCTCGGAGATTATCGAAATAGACAATCGGCAGCTTTATCAATATAAAGGGAATTATAGCTATTACCTCGAAAAACGTCAGGAACGCATCGACGCAAAAAGTGTGGAGATAGAACGTGCCAATAACCTCTATCGTACCGAACTTGACTGGATGCGCCGGATGCCGCAGGCACGCGGACATAAGGCCCGTTATCGGGAAGATGCTTTCTACGAACTTGAAAAGGTGGCGAAGCAACATATCCGCAATGATAATGTGAAACTGGAAGTAAAAGCCTCTTATATCGGCAGCAAGATATTCGAAGCCGATCATCTTTATAAGAGTTTCGGTGACTTGAAGATTCTGGATGATTTCTCTTATATTTTTGCCCGTTATGAGAAAATGGGAATTGTAGGTAACAACGGAACGGGAAAGTCTACATTTATCAAAATACTCATGGGGCAGGTACAGCCTGATAGCGGTACGGTGGATATCGGCGAAACGGTTCGTTTCGGTTATTATTCGCAGGACGGTCTCCAGTTTGACGAACAGATGAAGGTGATTGATGTGGTACAGGATATTGCCGAGATCATAGAACTGGGTAACGGCAAGAAACTGACGGCATCCCAATTCCTTCAACATTTCCTGTTTACTCCCGAAACGCAGCATAGCTACGTTTATAAATTGAGTGGAGGTGAACGTCGCCGTCTGTATCTCTGCACGGTTCTGATGCGTAATCCCAACTTTCTGGTGCTTGACGAGCCTACCAACGACTTGGATATTATAACTTTGAACGTGCTCGAAGAATATCTTCAGAACTTCAAAGGTTGTGTCATTGTGGTGTCACACGACCGTTACTTTATGGATAAGGTAGTGGATCATTTAATGGTATTCAACGGACAGGGAGATATCCGTGACTTTCCCGGAAATTACAGTGATTACCGAGATTGGAAAGATGCGAAAGCGCAACAGGAAAAAGAGGCTGAGAAACCGCAGGAGGAGAAGACGGCCCGTGTCCGTCTGAATGATAAGCGGAAGATGAGCTTCAAAGAAAAACGTGAGTTTGAACAACTGGAAAAAGAAATAGCCGAACTGGAAACGGAGAAGGCGCAGATTGAAGAACAGCTGTGCAGCGGTACGCTCTCTGTGGACGAACTGACCGAGAAGTCAAAACGATTGCCGGAAGTGAATGACCTGATTGATGAAAAGACTATGCGCTGGTTGGAACTCAGCGAAATAGAAGGTTGA
- a CDS encoding DUF3805 domain-containing protein yields the protein MQGKKFISPGAWFSMNYPSDWNEFEDGEGSFLFYNPDVWTGNFRISAFKGNATYGRDAVRQELKENESASLVKVGALESAYSKEMFQEEGKYYTSHLWITGIGNIAFECSFTVPKGGSVKEAEEVIATLEIRKEGEKYPAELIPVRLSEIYQINESYEWVVSTVKEELKKDFQGVEDDLEKLQQVIDSGKIGPKKKDEWLAIGITVCTILANEVEGMEWKTLIDGNREAPVLDYKDRIIDPMKIAWSKVKAGQPCNVIEEYKSLIINY from the coding sequence ATGCAAGGCAAGAAATTTATCTCTCCCGGAGCATGGTTTTCTATGAACTATCCGTCGGACTGGAATGAGTTTGAAGACGGCGAAGGCTCTTTTCTTTTCTATAATCCCGATGTATGGACGGGAAACTTTCGTATATCTGCATTTAAAGGCAATGCTACTTACGGCAGGGATGCCGTTCGGCAGGAACTGAAAGAGAATGAATCGGCTTCATTGGTGAAGGTCGGGGCATTGGAGAGTGCATATAGCAAGGAAATGTTTCAGGAGGAAGGAAAATACTATACTTCTCACCTGTGGATTACCGGTATCGGCAATATCGCTTTCGAATGTTCGTTTACCGTTCCCAAAGGCGGAAGTGTGAAGGAAGCAGAGGAGGTTATCGCCACTCTGGAGATTCGCAAGGAGGGTGAGAAATATCCGGCGGAACTTATTCCTGTCCGTCTCTCCGAGATTTATCAGATTAATGAAAGCTACGAGTGGGTGGTATCTACCGTGAAAGAGGAACTGAAGAAAGATTTTCAGGGAGTGGAAGACGACTTGGAAAAACTTCAGCAGGTGATTGACAGTGGCAAGATAGGACCGAAGAAAAAGGACGAATGGCTGGCAATCGGCATAACGGTATGCACCATTCTGGCCAACGAAGTGGAAGGCATGGAATGGAAGACCTTGATTGACGGCAACCGTGAAGCTCCCGTACTTGACTACAAGGACCGGATTATCGACCCGATGAAGATAGCTTGGAGCAAAGTAAAAGCAGGGCAGCCTTGCAATGTTATTGAAGAATATAAATCCTTGATTATTAATTACTAA
- a CDS encoding response regulator transcription factor — protein MNETRILVVDDEEDLCEILKFNLENEGYEVDTANSAEEALKMDISSYHLILLDVMMGEISGFKMANMLKKDKKTAKVPIIFITAKDTENDTVTGFNLGADDYISKPFSLREVIARVKAVLRRTATAETERAPERLVYQSLVIDITKKKVSIDGEEVQLTKKEFEILLLLVQNKGRVFSREDILTRIWSNEVYVLDRTIDVNITRLRKKIGEYGKCIVTRLGYGYCFEAE, from the coding sequence ATGAACGAAACCCGTATTTTAGTTGTCGACGATGAAGAAGACCTCTGTGAGATTCTGAAATTCAATCTTGAAAACGAAGGTTATGAAGTGGATACCGCCAATTCTGCCGAAGAAGCGCTAAAAATGGACATCAGCAGTTATCACCTGATTCTCCTCGATGTGATGATGGGAGAAATCTCCGGCTTCAAAATGGCGAATATGTTGAAAAAAGACAAGAAAACAGCTAAAGTGCCCATTATCTTTATCACAGCCAAAGATACGGAAAACGATACGGTCACAGGCTTTAACCTGGGAGCGGATGATTATATTTCCAAGCCTTTCTCCCTGCGTGAAGTGATCGCACGTGTGAAGGCCGTACTCCGGCGTACCGCAACAGCGGAAACGGAAAGAGCCCCCGAACGGCTCGTCTATCAGTCATTGGTCATTGATATTACCAAGAAAAAGGTTAGTATCGACGGCGAAGAAGTGCAGCTTACTAAAAAAGAATTTGAAATATTGCTTCTATTGGTACAGAACAAAGGACGTGTATTTTCACGCGAAGATATCCTCACCCGCATCTGGAGCAATGAAGTTTACGTGCTCGACCGTACTATCGACGTAAATATCACCCGCTTGCGGAAAAAGATAGGCGAATACGGCAAATGCATTGTCACCCGCCTCGGATACGGATACTGTTTCGAAGCAGAATAA